One Acidobacteriota bacterium DNA segment encodes these proteins:
- a CDS encoding efflux RND transporter periplasmic adaptor subunit: MLVTAACGGPGGTPVTGQGPPPAAVVLEAVQPADVRETTDYIGTLKALRSTTIQPQVAGHVTRIFVASGDRVGAGALLVQIDPDRQQAAVDTVEAALAARQADVDLARQNLGRLRSLLAERVVSQAEVDQAEAALKTSEAGLDASRAQLREGRVQLRYFQVVAPTAGTVGDVPIRVGDRVTTDTMLTTIDSIDRLELNVQVPSQRAASLRPGLVVQVLGDDGEPLVDTEATFISPRVDEATQSVLVKTVFANPGTLRANQFVRARLVWATTPGLLIPVLAVLRLNGQPFVFVAEDVDGRLVARQRPVTLGPIAGDAYTVVAGLEAGQRVVVSGVQRLGDGVPIAVAPGA; the protein is encoded by the coding sequence ATGCTCGTCACCGCGGCCTGCGGCGGCCCCGGCGGCACTCCCGTGACCGGACAGGGACCGCCGCCGGCTGCCGTCGTGCTGGAGGCCGTCCAGCCGGCCGACGTGCGCGAGACCACCGATTACATCGGTACGCTCAAGGCGCTGCGCTCGACGACGATTCAGCCGCAGGTCGCCGGGCACGTCACACGCATCTTCGTCGCCTCGGGCGATCGCGTCGGCGCGGGGGCGCTGCTCGTGCAGATCGATCCCGACCGCCAGCAGGCCGCGGTCGACACGGTCGAAGCGGCGCTGGCCGCGCGGCAGGCCGACGTCGACCTCGCGCGCCAGAACCTCGGCCGGCTCCGGAGCCTGCTCGCCGAGCGCGTCGTGAGCCAGGCCGAGGTGGACCAGGCCGAGGCGGCGCTCAAGACGTCGGAGGCGGGCCTCGACGCGTCGCGGGCCCAGTTGCGCGAGGGCCGGGTGCAGCTTCGCTACTTCCAGGTCGTGGCGCCGACGGCCGGCACGGTCGGCGACGTACCGATCCGCGTGGGCGATCGGGTGACCACCGACACGATGCTCACCACGATCGACAGCATCGACCGCCTCGAGCTCAACGTGCAGGTCCCGAGCCAGCGGGCAGCGAGCCTGCGGCCCGGCCTCGTCGTGCAGGTCCTCGGTGACGACGGCGAGCCACTCGTCGACACCGAGGCGACGTTCATCTCGCCGCGCGTGGACGAGGCGACCCAGTCGGTGCTCGTCAAGACGGTCTTCGCCAACCCGGGCACGCTCCGGGCCAACCAGTTCGTGCGCGCCCGTCTCGTGTGGGCCACGACGCCCGGTCTCCTCATCCCGGTCCTCGCGGTGCTGCGGCTGAACGGCCAGCCGTTCGTCTTCGTGGCCGAGGACGTCGACGGGCGGCTCGTGGCCCGACAGCGCCCGGTCACGCTCGGTCCCATCGCGGGCGACGCCTACACCGTCGTTGCAGGCCTCGAAGCCGGCCAGCGCGTCGTCGTCTCGGGGGTGCAGCGGCTCGGCGACGGCGTGCCCATTGCCGTGGCCCCTGGCGCCTGA
- a CDS encoding radical SAM protein produces the protein MHVHLVNPSHVSFGIAVITPRWLYVLAAATPREWGDPLLWDETLELLDPAAIQPGDVVGIGIHTGNALRGYEVGRLARQRGAWVVFGGIHATLFPEEAHELGGAHAVVKGDGDLIWASVVNDCVRREPQRLYDAGRVPGDRFVQARWDLLPPNRYMWASVQTVRGCPKHCSFCSVWRTDGQAPRQRGVDAVVEEVVELRRRGFRFIALADDNFYPVTLADLAQADRRADKTRLRELEALRAERFALMERLSRLPADLVFYTQITMEAAEDPAFLDAMRRARILGALVGVEAVTPEGLKDVYKGFNLAGEELVERLRTFKRHGVHVLGSFIFGLPSDRPATFDATAELAERADLTFAQFVMLTPFPGTVDFERWEHEAKDSAVEIDGVPLARHWLIPQERRPKVYTPHPVMSPDDIRQRTQAVWDRFYSIQRIWARASVVKSLRGRLAFLLISKLYRQMYANTGIATDSARAARSARIARWLARPCRRLFAAAPMPELQVPAA, from the coding sequence ATGCACGTGCACCTCGTGAACCCCAGCCACGTTTCCTTCGGCATCGCCGTGATCACGCCCCGGTGGTTGTACGTGCTGGCCGCCGCCACGCCTCGGGAGTGGGGCGACCCGCTGCTGTGGGACGAGACGCTCGAGCTGCTCGACCCCGCCGCCATCCAGCCCGGTGACGTCGTCGGCATCGGGATTCACACCGGCAATGCGCTTCGCGGCTACGAGGTCGGCCGCCTCGCGCGTCAGCGCGGCGCGTGGGTCGTCTTCGGCGGCATCCATGCCACGCTGTTCCCCGAAGAGGCCCACGAGCTCGGCGGGGCCCACGCGGTCGTCAAGGGCGATGGCGATCTCATCTGGGCGAGCGTCGTCAACGACTGTGTTCGCCGCGAGCCCCAGCGCCTCTACGACGCGGGGCGCGTGCCCGGCGATCGATTCGTGCAGGCCCGCTGGGATCTGCTGCCGCCCAACCGCTACATGTGGGCATCCGTGCAGACGGTGCGGGGCTGTCCGAAGCACTGCTCGTTCTGCTCGGTGTGGCGTACCGACGGCCAGGCGCCGAGGCAGCGTGGCGTCGACGCGGTGGTCGAGGAGGTCGTCGAGTTGCGGCGCCGTGGATTCCGCTTCATCGCCCTCGCCGACGACAACTTCTACCCCGTGACGCTCGCCGACCTCGCGCAGGCCGACCGCCGCGCCGACAAGACCCGCCTCCGCGAGCTCGAGGCCCTGCGCGCCGAGCGGTTCGCCCTCATGGAGCGCCTCTCGCGCCTGCCGGCGGATCTCGTCTTCTACACGCAGATCACGATGGAGGCGGCGGAAGACCCCGCCTTCCTCGATGCGATGCGCCGGGCGCGCATCCTCGGCGCGCTCGTCGGCGTCGAGGCCGTGACTCCCGAGGGCCTGAAGGACGTCTACAAGGGCTTCAACCTCGCGGGTGAGGAGCTCGTGGAGCGTCTCCGCACGTTCAAGCGCCACGGCGTGCACGTGCTGGGCTCGTTCATCTTCGGCCTGCCGAGCGATCGGCCCGCCACTTTCGACGCCACGGCGGAGCTCGCCGAACGCGCGGACCTCACCTTCGCGCAGTTCGTCATGCTCACACCGTTTCCCGGCACGGTCGACTTCGAGCGCTGGGAGCACGAGGCGAAGGACAGCGCGGTCGAGATCGACGGCGTGCCGCTCGCCCGGCACTGGTTGATCCCGCAGGAACGGCGCCCGAAGGTCTACACGCCCCATCCCGTGATGTCGCCCGACGACATCCGCCAGCGGACGCAGGCGGTGTGGGACCGGTTCTACTCGATCCAACGCATCTGGGCGCGCGCGAGCGTCGTCAAGTCTCTGCGCGGTCGCCTCGCGTTCCTTCTGATCTCGAAGCTCTATCGGCAGATGTACGCGAATACGGGCATCGCGACCGACTCGGCGCGCGCAGCCCGCTCCGCGCGCATCGCCAGGTGGCTCGCCCGGCCCTGCCGGCGGCTGTTCGCCGCGGCGCCCATGCCGGAGTTGCAGGTCCCCGCGGCCTGA
- a CDS encoding BlaI/MecI/CopY family transcriptional regulator has product MARRRSTVFTDGELRIMRVLWERGRATVAEVVDAIVLPRKPAYNTVLTMLGILEEKGYVRHEKAGRAFAYVPLVDRAEARQTALSSLLQRFFDNSPELLVANLIERGTIGRAELDKARALVDAPAPPRGGRRKESGE; this is encoded by the coding sequence ATGGCCAGACGACGGTCGACGGTGTTCACCGACGGCGAGTTGCGAATCATGCGCGTGCTGTGGGAGCGCGGCCGGGCCACCGTGGCCGAGGTGGTCGACGCCATCGTCCTCCCCCGCAAACCCGCCTACAACACCGTGCTGACGATGCTCGGCATCCTGGAGGAGAAGGGGTACGTGAGGCACGAGAAGGCCGGACGCGCGTTCGCGTACGTGCCGCTGGTCGATCGGGCCGAGGCCCGCCAGACGGCCCTCTCGTCGCTGCTGCAGCGCTTCTTCGACAACTCGCCGGAGTTGCTCGTGGCGAACCTGATCGAACGCGGGACGATTGGCCGCGCCGAGCTCGACAAGGCGCGCGCCCTCGTCGACGCGCCTGCGCCGCCGCGCGGGGGCAGGCGGAAGGAGAGCGGAGAGTGA
- the glgA gene encoding glycogen synthase yields MRIAILTNEYPPYTYGGAGVHVEYLTRELARVHDGVHEVQVLCFGDQRVSEPPLSVEGVEPPVDLPARDGRHAKFFATLAQNLVMSGRLADVDIVHCHTWYTHFAGCLVKQLQGVPLVLTTHSLEPHRPWKVEQLGTAYHASTWVERTAYQTADGVVAVSEAMKHDVQSLYGVPPERIRVIHNGIDLDQYRPTPDLAVLASLGIDPEVPYVLFVGRITRQKGIIHLVNAIRYFHAGTQVVLCAGAPDTPEIAAEMGEAVERAKAQSRNPVLWIAEMLPREQVITLYTHAAIFVCPSIYEPFGIINLEAMACETPVVASAVGGIPEVVEHGETGLLVAPEVISADEVQPRHPEQFSRDLGAAVNILLDDPSLRLQMARRARERVEQQFSWTSIANATLDFYADRVRVRGRI; encoded by the coding sequence ATGAGAATCGCCATCCTCACGAACGAGTATCCACCCTACACGTACGGCGGGGCCGGGGTGCACGTCGAGTATCTGACCAGGGAGCTCGCCCGCGTGCACGATGGCGTTCACGAGGTCCAGGTGCTGTGCTTCGGCGACCAGCGCGTGAGCGAGCCGCCGCTCAGCGTCGAGGGCGTCGAACCGCCCGTCGACCTGCCGGCGCGCGACGGGCGCCACGCGAAGTTCTTCGCGACGCTTGCCCAGAACCTCGTGATGAGCGGCCGGCTCGCCGACGTCGACATCGTGCACTGCCACACGTGGTACACCCACTTCGCGGGCTGTCTGGTGAAGCAGCTGCAGGGGGTGCCGCTCGTGCTCACCACCCACTCGCTCGAGCCGCACCGGCCGTGGAAGGTGGAACAGCTCGGCACGGCCTATCACGCCTCGACCTGGGTCGAGCGCACGGCCTACCAGACCGCGGATGGCGTCGTGGCCGTCTCCGAGGCCATGAAGCACGACGTGCAATCGCTCTATGGTGTGCCGCCGGAGCGCATCCGCGTCATCCACAACGGGATCGACCTCGACCAGTACCGGCCGACGCCCGATCTCGCCGTCCTCGCCTCGCTCGGCATCGACCCCGAGGTGCCCTACGTGCTGTTCGTCGGCCGCATCACGAGACAGAAGGGCATCATCCACCTCGTGAACGCGATCCGCTACTTCCACGCGGGCACGCAGGTCGTCCTCTGCGCCGGCGCGCCCGACACACCGGAGATCGCGGCCGAGATGGGCGAAGCGGTCGAACGGGCGAAGGCCCAGAGCCGCAATCCCGTGCTCTGGATCGCCGAGATGCTGCCGCGCGAGCAGGTGATCACGCTCTACACCCATGCGGCCATCTTCGTCTGCCCGTCGATCTACGAGCCGTTCGGCATCATCAACCTCGAGGCCATGGCGTGCGAAACCCCCGTCGTGGCGTCGGCCGTGGGCGGCATCCCCGAGGTCGTCGAGCACGGCGAGACCGGCCTGCTCGTCGCGCCCGAGGTCATCAGCGCCGACGAGGTCCAGCCCCGGCACCCGGAGCAGTTCTCGCGCGACCTCGGGGCCGCCGTGAACATCCTGCTCGACGATCCCAGCCTGCGCCTCCAGATGGCCCGCCGCGCGCGCGAGCGCGTCGAACAGCAGTTCAGCTGGACGAGCATCGCGAACGCCACGCTCGACTTCTACGCCGACCGCGTGCGGGTACGAGGGCGCATCTGA
- a CDS encoding PAS domain S-box protein: MRQQHAEVERGRSARVWLVALVALGVAAGGYWYYAVEANDLREEKRQALSAIGELKAAQVAAWRNERLADVRRPTDSPFFRRSLASWSRSGFGAEQRAEWLTRLTLEREYGFADALLLDPDGALVLSSVSEGAFVGAETRAAAARAAAGRAPVLTELYRAPDGRVLLDAVAPVFDDARELVALLVQRSDTEAVLFPLVESWPLPSPSAEAYLVQVDGEAVAVASRLKHLPGAALSKRYGLDETSRPAVRAALGARGVVSGQDYRGVDVLADVRAVPDSPWFHVAKIDREEMLAEARYRAGATSVVVLSLILLATTATAYVSRLKRTALYRSLYESERNRREAAEEFRITLYSIGDAVIACDNDGRVTRMNRAAEQLTGWSEADARGRPCGEVFRIVDEEGHAAVEGPVSRVLRDGAVVGPAGHALLVARDGTERPVGASAAPIRGEDGTVLGVVLVFSDQTADRAARRALARQEAQLRLALRAANQGLYDLDVQTGDAEVSPEYARMLGYDPGEFVETNARWRERLHPDDHEPVSRAYEDYIAGRRDEYRVEFRQRTRQGDWKWILSLGRIVEYDAEGRPRRMLGTHTDITARRQAEDALRESEHRLRLFVEHAPAAIAMLDHDMRYLAVSRRYLTDYGLPDQDVTGRSHYEVFPEIPERWRAAHRRCLAGAIERAEEDAFVRADGRTDWVRWEIRPWFEATREVGGLVLFSEVITERKLAEEERRRLEDQLRQAQRMESIGRLAGGVAHDFNNMLQTILGYADLLLEDADPTSPMRADLNEIRTAASRSADLTRQLLAFARKQTISPQVLDLNETIAHLLKMLGRLIGEDIDLLFRPASAIWPVSIDPSQVDQVLANLVVNARDAIAGVGRITIETGTAEFDERYCQTHQGFSPGQYVLLAVSDDGCGMDEATKARLFEPFFTTKPPGQGTGLGLATVYGIVSQNHGFINVYSEPGHGTTFRVYLPHHVAAPAQAPAPRLEVGPRTGTETVLFVEDEAALLKLGTKMLEQLGYTVLPAASAAEAVSLVETYAGDIDLLITDVIMPQTSGRDLWQRLTGLRPSLKCLFVSGYTANVIAHQGVLDPGVHFLQKPFSREALATKVREVLGTG, from the coding sequence ATGCGCCAGCAGCACGCGGAGGTCGAGAGGGGCCGGTCGGCCCGCGTGTGGCTCGTCGCGCTCGTCGCCCTCGGCGTCGCCGCCGGAGGGTATTGGTACTATGCCGTCGAGGCAAACGACCTGCGCGAGGAGAAGCGCCAGGCCCTCTCGGCCATCGGCGAGCTGAAGGCCGCGCAAGTCGCCGCATGGCGGAACGAGCGGTTGGCCGATGTCCGTCGGCCGACCGACAGCCCGTTCTTCCGCCGGTCGCTTGCGAGCTGGAGCCGATCCGGGTTTGGCGCCGAACAGCGTGCGGAATGGCTCACCCGCCTGACCCTGGAGCGCGAGTACGGCTTCGCCGATGCCTTGCTGCTCGACCCCGACGGAGCGTTGGTGCTGTCGAGCGTGAGCGAGGGCGCCTTCGTCGGCGCGGAGACGCGTGCGGCGGCGGCGCGGGCCGCTGCAGGCCGTGCGCCGGTCCTCACCGAGCTGTACCGGGCACCGGACGGTCGCGTCCTCCTCGACGCGGTGGCTCCGGTGTTTGATGACGCCCGCGAGCTCGTCGCGCTGCTGGTGCAGCGAAGCGACACCGAGGCGGTGCTCTTTCCGCTCGTCGAATCGTGGCCCCTCCCCAGCCCCAGCGCCGAGGCGTACCTGGTCCAGGTGGACGGCGAGGCCGTTGCCGTTGCGAGCCGCCTGAAGCACCTGCCCGGGGCCGCGCTCTCGAAGCGGTACGGCCTGGACGAGACATCGCGCCCCGCGGTTCGGGCGGCGCTGGGGGCGCGCGGCGTCGTCTCCGGGCAGGACTACCGCGGCGTCGACGTGCTGGCCGACGTCCGCGCCGTTCCCGATTCGCCCTGGTTCCACGTGGCCAAGATCGATCGCGAGGAGATGCTCGCCGAGGCCCGGTATCGGGCCGGCGCGACGAGCGTGGTCGTGCTGTCGTTGATTCTGCTGGCGACGACCGCGACGGCCTACGTGTCGCGCCTGAAACGGACCGCGCTCTACCGCTCGCTGTACGAATCGGAGCGGAACCGGCGCGAAGCGGCGGAGGAGTTCCGCATCACGCTCTACAGCATCGGCGATGCCGTGATCGCCTGCGACAACGACGGGCGGGTGACGCGGATGAACCGGGCGGCGGAGCAGCTGACCGGCTGGAGCGAGGCGGACGCGCGCGGCCGACCCTGCGGCGAGGTTTTCCGCATCGTCGACGAAGAGGGTCATGCCGCGGTGGAGGGCCCGGTGAGCCGCGTGCTGCGGGACGGCGCCGTCGTCGGCCCTGCCGGCCACGCGCTGCTCGTTGCGCGGGACGGCACGGAGCGGCCTGTCGGCGCGAGCGCCGCACCCATCCGCGGCGAAGACGGGACCGTGCTCGGCGTGGTGCTGGTGTTCAGCGACCAGACCGCCGATCGCGCCGCCCGCCGGGCGCTCGCCAGGCAGGAGGCGCAACTGCGGCTCGCCCTCCGGGCCGCCAATCAGGGTCTCTACGACCTCGACGTGCAGACCGGCGACGCCGAGGTCAGCCCCGAGTACGCCCGCATGCTCGGATACGACCCCGGCGAGTTCGTCGAGACCAACGCGAGATGGCGCGAACGGCTCCATCCCGACGACCACGAGCCGGTGTCACGTGCCTACGAGGATTACATCGCCGGCCGACGCGACGAGTACCGGGTCGAGTTCCGGCAACGCACGCGGCAGGGTGACTGGAAATGGATCCTGTCGCTCGGCCGGATCGTGGAATACGACGCCGAGGGCCGGCCCAGGCGCATGCTCGGCACCCACACCGACATCACCGCCCGGCGCCAGGCCGAAGACGCCCTGCGCGAAAGCGAGCACCGGCTCCGCCTGTTCGTCGAACACGCGCCGGCCGCCATCGCGATGCTCGACCACGACATGCGCTACCTGGCGGTCAGCCGCCGGTACCTCACCGACTACGGCCTGCCCGACCAGGACGTCACGGGCCGGTCGCACTACGAGGTCTTCCCCGAGATTCCCGAGCGGTGGCGAGCCGCTCATCGCCGTTGCCTCGCCGGGGCCATCGAGCGCGCCGAGGAAGACGCGTTCGTCAGAGCCGACGGCCGCACCGACTGGGTGCGCTGGGAGATCCGGCCGTGGTTCGAGGCGACGCGAGAGGTGGGAGGGCTGGTGCTCTTCTCCGAGGTCATCACCGAACGCAAACTCGCCGAGGAGGAACGTCGCAGGCTCGAGGACCAGCTTCGGCAAGCCCAGCGCATGGAGTCGATCGGTCGCCTGGCGGGTGGCGTCGCGCACGACTTCAACAACATGCTGCAGACCATTCTCGGCTACGCCGACCTCCTGCTCGAGGACGCCGACCCGACGAGCCCCATGCGGGCCGATCTCAACGAGATCCGCACCGCCGCGTCGCGGTCGGCCGACCTCACGCGACAGCTGCTGGCGTTTGCGCGGAAGCAGACGATCTCCCCGCAGGTCCTCGACCTGAACGAGACCATCGCCCACCTCCTCAAGATGCTCGGACGCCTGATTGGCGAAGACATCGACCTGCTCTTCAGGCCGGCCTCGGCGATCTGGCCCGTTTCGATCGACCCGAGCCAGGTCGACCAGGTGCTCGCGAACCTCGTCGTCAACGCCCGCGACGCGATCGCAGGCGTCGGCCGCATCACGATCGAGACGGGGACCGCCGAATTCGACGAGCGGTACTGCCAGACGCACCAGGGCTTCAGTCCCGGACAGTACGTGCTGCTCGCGGTGAGCGACGACGGGTGCGGCATGGACGAGGCGACGAAAGCGAGGCTGTTCGAGCCGTTCTTCACGACCAAGCCGCCAGGACAGGGCACCGGCCTCGGCCTCGCGACCGTCTACGGCATCGTCTCGCAGAACCACGGCTTCATCAACGTCTACAGCGAGCCCGGTCACGGCACGACGTTCAGGGTGTACCTGCCGCACCACGTCGCGGCCCCGGCGCAGGCGCCGGCCCCGCGGCTCGAGGTCGGGCCCCGGACCGGCACGGAGACCGTGCTGTTCGTCGAAGACGAAGCCGCGCTGCTGAAGCTCGGCACGAAGATGCTCGAGCAGCTGGGCTACACCGTGCTGCCGGCTGCGAGCGCGGCGGAAGCGGTGAGTCTGGTCGAGACGTACGCCGGCGACATCGACCTGCTCATCACCGACGTCATCATGCCGCAGACGAGCGGACGCGATCTCTGGCAGCGCCTGACCGGGTTGCGACCGTCGCTCAAGTGCCTGTTCGTGTCCGGCTACACGGCCAACGTCATCGCGCACCAGGGTGTGCTCGACCCCGGTGTGCACTTCCTCCAGAAGCCCTTCTCGCGCGAGGCCCTGGCGACGAAGGTGCGCGAGGTGCTCGGCACCGGGTGA
- a CDS encoding ABC transporter permease, with translation MDVLRQDLLGALRQITARPGVALVAILTLALGIGANTVAFTAANALFIKGAAGTDRPDTAWIMTSGPGEATGALSVAEFERFADATRDVLVTAVEGRTSLAWQRPEATDAIWGLLVSAQYFAALETRPLLGRLQGPEEADATPTAVVSERFWRDRLDAASLGGLTLVLNGVDVAIVGVLDDRFQGPGGLYTPDVWLPFEARHLLGLPAALEDPTERWLTMVARLAPGHHAADARGRLEAAAQAMAEAWPGTHAARGVRFVLMQDGHPEVRGLRRVGWIAMGAVGLVLLLACFNVANLLLTRAVEREREMAIRSAIGAGRARLVRQLATEGLVLATLAGAVALVVAAWSDRLLSAFALPAPIPQRLDLTLDTTVLGFVAATVLVTGVLPTLAPAVHALRVSLATPLTAQGVSVWSPRTSGARAAMVVIQVAGSTVFLTTAALFVQTVWSASGADLGFERERLVVVELPAPVEGPGGGTEGARRFVDRLAAQVAALPGVSGAAVADRVPFYVGRPRLTSYSSTDARCVDECPSVATYAVGPDFFRTMGIPLVEGTEFDRTTSADGVMVSESFARARWPGESAVGRRLPLGDEGGTGTVVGVARDTRHRRLDPDERGAALYVPLAEGDWRKPITLVVGTDGPAALLVQPIVAEARAVDPGVALLSVKTIRERLRMPLWQWHATSGFFTACGALALALATIGLFGVVACSVSRRVREFGVRMALGATRRRLFAGVLADGARVVAPGLALGILGAAVLTRGIEATFVGTRAAGATTFMAVAALQAVVVLAACLVPARRAAGVDPLVAMRAE, from the coding sequence ATGGACGTCCTCCGCCAGGATCTCCTCGGCGCCCTGCGTCAGATCACGGCACGCCCGGGCGTCGCCCTCGTCGCCATCCTCACGCTGGCGCTCGGCATCGGGGCCAACACGGTCGCCTTCACGGCCGCCAACGCGCTCTTCATCAAGGGCGCCGCCGGCACCGACCGTCCTGATACGGCGTGGATCATGACCAGCGGCCCCGGCGAGGCCACGGGCGCGCTCTCGGTGGCCGAGTTCGAGCGCTTCGCCGACGCGACACGGGACGTGCTCGTGACGGCGGTCGAAGGCCGCACGTCGCTCGCCTGGCAGCGGCCCGAGGCAACCGACGCCATCTGGGGCCTGCTTGTCTCGGCCCAGTACTTCGCCGCGCTTGAGACGCGACCACTCCTCGGCCGGTTGCAGGGCCCCGAGGAGGCGGACGCGACGCCGACGGCCGTCGTCAGCGAACGCTTCTGGCGGGATCGTCTCGACGCAGCCTCCCTTGGCGGCCTCACGCTGGTCCTCAACGGCGTCGACGTCGCCATCGTCGGCGTGCTCGACGACCGCTTCCAGGGGCCGGGCGGCCTGTACACGCCCGACGTGTGGCTGCCCTTCGAGGCGCGACACCTGCTGGGGCTGCCCGCCGCCCTCGAGGACCCGACCGAACGGTGGCTCACCATGGTCGCGCGGCTCGCGCCCGGGCATCACGCGGCCGACGCCCGTGGGCGGCTCGAGGCCGCGGCGCAGGCCATGGCCGAGGCGTGGCCGGGGACGCACGCCGCGCGAGGGGTCCGCTTCGTCCTGATGCAGGATGGCCACCCCGAGGTCCGCGGCCTCCGGCGCGTCGGGTGGATCGCGATGGGCGCGGTGGGCCTGGTGCTGCTGCTCGCCTGCTTCAACGTCGCCAACCTGCTGCTCACCCGCGCGGTCGAGCGCGAGCGCGAGATGGCGATCCGATCCGCAATCGGCGCCGGCCGCGCCCGTCTGGTGCGTCAGCTGGCGACCGAGGGGCTGGTGCTCGCGACGCTCGCCGGAGCGGTCGCGCTCGTCGTCGCGGCCTGGAGCGACCGCCTGCTCTCGGCCTTCGCGCTCCCGGCGCCGATCCCGCAGAGACTCGATCTGACACTGGATACCACGGTGCTCGGGTTCGTCGCGGCGACCGTGCTCGTGACCGGAGTGCTCCCCACGCTCGCGCCCGCGGTACACGCGCTGCGGGTGAGTCTCGCCACCCCGCTCACCGCACAGGGCGTGAGCGTCTGGTCGCCTCGTACGTCGGGGGCCCGGGCCGCCATGGTCGTGATCCAGGTTGCGGGCTCGACGGTCTTCCTCACGACCGCGGCGCTCTTCGTGCAGACGGTCTGGTCGGCGAGCGGCGCCGATCTCGGCTTCGAGCGCGAGCGCCTCGTGGTCGTGGAGCTGCCGGCGCCGGTCGAGGGCCCGGGCGGGGGCACCGAGGGCGCGCGCCGCTTCGTCGATCGGCTGGCGGCGCAAGTCGCCGCGCTGCCGGGCGTGTCCGGTGCGGCGGTCGCCGACCGCGTGCCGTTCTACGTCGGCCGGCCCCGGCTGACGTCGTACTCGTCGACCGACGCGCGCTGCGTCGACGAGTGTCCGTCGGTCGCGACGTATGCCGTGGGTCCGGACTTCTTCCGTACGATGGGCATCCCGCTCGTCGAAGGGACGGAGTTCGACCGCACCACCTCGGCCGACGGCGTGATGGTCAGCGAGAGCTTCGCGCGAGCGCGCTGGCCGGGCGAATCGGCGGTTGGCCGACGCCTGCCGCTCGGAGACGAGGGTGGCACGGGCACGGTCGTGGGTGTCGCGCGCGACACGCGGCATCGCCGTCTCGACCCGGACGAGCGCGGGGCAGCGCTGTACGTGCCGCTTGCCGAGGGCGACTGGCGCAAGCCGATCACGCTCGTCGTCGGCACCGACGGTCCGGCCGCCCTGCTCGTGCAGCCCATCGTTGCGGAGGCCCGCGCGGTGGACCCGGGCGTGGCCCTGCTCTCGGTGAAGACGATCCGTGAGCGGCTCCGCATGCCGCTCTGGCAGTGGCACGCGACGAGCGGCTTCTTCACGGCCTGCGGCGCGCTGGCGCTGGCGCTCGCCACCATCGGCCTCTTCGGCGTCGTCGCCTGCTCGGTGTCGCGGCGCGTTCGCGAGTTCGGGGTGCGCATGGCGCTCGGCGCCACGCGCCGCCGCCTCTTCGCCGGCGTCCTGGCCGACGGCGCGCGCGTGGTCGCGCCGGGCCTCGCCCTCGGCATCCTTGGGGCGGCCGTGCTCACCCGCGGCATCGAAGCGACGTTCGTCGGGACGCGCGCCGCCGGCGCGACGACGTTCATGGCCGTCGCGGCCCTCCAGGCCGTGGTGGTGCTCGCCGCCTGCCTCGTGCCGGCACGGCGGGCCGCCGGCGTCGACCCGCTCGTCGCGATGCGCGCCGAGTAG